One genomic segment of Clostridium estertheticum subsp. estertheticum includes these proteins:
- the murC gene encoding UDP-N-acetylmuramate--L-alanine ligase: MDNKKKVHFMGICGSGAAPIAVIAKNMGFDVSGCDLNMSAYYNDALVKNSIEIFKGHDLNHIENVDILAISPAILDISPNHPEIVEAKKRGILMTWQEFSAKYVQNEKYVISISGTHGKSTTTILMGLVLENGGLDPIVEAGTTFKNWGGGYRLGKSMYFVCEADEFNNNFLNYNPSIAIINNIKMDHPEFFKDINEVKDSFKNFIKKLKGSKILIVNEDSAAIGEILYELKNWLKTEGVKVIGYYINNKLEFPFNTEYRVKLNSNTPEYSSFKVISEDKENNFKIGLIGQHNVQNSLGVLIAALELGVDIDIIKNSFENFKGIGRRLELIANIDEIKVFDDFAHHPTAVAITLDSIRLSYPGKKVFAIFEPRQLSRTKLFFHEFATALKKADRVIITRPFLGREANKNLEPVDLDMLSDEIGINKAEYIENFDKICEKILSEAKNGDIIIVFGAGESYKLSRKIIELLNQKHGLVK; encoded by the coding sequence TTGGACAATAAGAAAAAGGTACATTTTATGGGCATTTGTGGAAGTGGAGCGGCACCTATAGCAGTTATTGCAAAGAATATGGGATTTGATGTATCAGGGTGTGATTTAAATATGTCAGCTTATTATAATGATGCTCTTGTGAAAAATAGTATAGAGATTTTTAAAGGTCATGATTTAAATCATATAGAGAATGTTGATATCTTAGCCATATCACCTGCTATTTTAGATATTTCTCCTAATCATCCAGAAATAGTGGAAGCTAAAAAAAGAGGAATTTTAATGACATGGCAGGAGTTTTCAGCTAAATATGTACAAAATGAAAAATATGTTATTTCCATTTCAGGTACACATGGTAAATCTACAACTACAATTTTAATGGGACTTGTTCTAGAAAATGGAGGACTAGATCCAATTGTTGAAGCTGGAACGACTTTTAAAAATTGGGGAGGAGGATATAGACTAGGAAAGTCAATGTACTTTGTATGTGAAGCTGATGAATTCAATAATAACTTTTTAAATTACAATCCTTCCATAGCTATAATAAATAATATAAAGATGGATCATCCAGAGTTTTTCAAGGATATAAATGAAGTTAAGGATTCTTTTAAAAACTTTATTAAAAAGCTTAAAGGATCGAAAATTTTAATTGTAAATGAAGATAGTGCGGCTATTGGTGAAATATTATATGAATTAAAGAACTGGCTAAAAACGGAAGGTGTAAAAGTTATTGGCTATTATATAAATAATAAGCTTGAATTTCCTTTTAATACTGAGTATAGGGTTAAATTAAATTCAAATACCCCTGAATATTCATCATTTAAAGTAATAAGTGAAGACAAAGAAAATAATTTTAAGATTGGATTAATAGGACAACATAATGTTCAAAACTCGCTAGGAGTATTGATTGCTGCCTTAGAGTTAGGTGTTGATATAGATATAATAAAGAATTCTTTTGAAAACTTTAAAGGAATAGGAAGAAGGTTGGAATTAATAGCAAATATTGATGAAATTAAGGTTTTTGATGACTTTGCTCATCATCCTACAGCAGTAGCAATTACATTAGATTCAATTAGACTTAGTTACCCAGGGAAAAAGGTTTTTGCTATTTTCGAACCTCGCCAGCTCTCAAGAACAAAGCTATTTTTTCATGAGTTCGCTACAGCATTAAAGAAAGCTGATAGAGTTATTATTACAAGACCTTTTTTAGGACGAGAGGCAAATAAAAACTTAGAGCCAGTCGATTTAGACATGTTAAGTGATGAAATAGGTATAAACAAAGCTGAATATATAGAAAACTTTGATAAAATATGCGAAAAAATTCTTAGCGAAGCTAAAAATGGAGATATAATAATAGTTTTTGGAGCAGGAGAATCTTATAAATTGTCGAGAAAAATTATTGAGTTATTAAATCAGAAACACGGTTTAGTAAAGTGA
- a CDS encoding HD domain-containing protein — MYLVICVLKCKVNNFYIERKIKMFLENILDNPTCQPVAERYKKWYEFMEKNVEFSFIDSEMHTKHHCARVLLLALIIAHQIGLSDEEMNSLSMAAVFHDSRRLDDWLDTGHGKRAAEYYKESYSKYDISFDERTYYVMAYHDRDDVLGLSEIKKSPALSQNCILLYKIFKDSDGLDRFRLGPDGLDVNMLRTKEASKLVDFAKYLLKKSSE, encoded by the coding sequence ATGTACTTAGTAATTTGCGTATTAAAGTGCAAGGTAAATAATTTTTATATAGAGAGGAAGATAAAAATGTTTTTGGAAAATATTTTGGATAATCCTACATGCCAGCCAGTTGCAGAGCGCTATAAAAAATGGTATGAATTCATGGAGAAAAATGTTGAGTTTTCATTTATTGACAGTGAAATGCACACAAAACACCATTGTGCTCGCGTGTTATTGCTGGCACTTATAATTGCACATCAGATTGGGCTAAGTGACGAAGAAATGAATTCACTAAGCATGGCAGCTGTTTTTCATGATTCTCGCCGCCTAGATGACTGGCTGGATACAGGACATGGAAAGCGGGCAGCAGAATATTATAAAGAAAGCTATTCTAAATATGATATTTCTTTTGATGAAAGGACTTATTATGTTATGGCTTATCATGATAGAGACGATGTACTTGGTTTGTCGGAGATTAAAAAGTCGCCTGCTTTAAGCCAAAACTGCATATTGTTATATAAGATATTCAAGGATTCTGACGGATTAGATCGTTTTAGGTTAGGTCCAGATGGTTTGGATGTAAATATGCTTCGAACAAAGGAAGCATCTAAACTTGTTGATTTTGCAAAATACCTTTTGAAGAAAAGCAGTGAGTAG
- a CDS encoding nicotinate phosphoribosyltransferase gives MTQFDKRNISMMMDLYEMTMANAYFARQNEMKRVVFDVFYRKNPDKGGFAIFAGLEQIIEYVENMHFDSDDIEYFRSVSLFSEDFLEYLRNFKFSGDIYAFEEGTIMYPNEPIITIIAPLIDAQLVETAILTQINHQSLIATKTRRIVSAAGGRAVSDFGARRAHNIDAAVYGARAAYIGGASSTSNIMAGKQFGIPVSGTMAHSWVMFYKDEYEAFKSYSENYPDAAVLLVDTYDVIHSGIPNAIRVAKEVLEPMGKRLKGVRLDSGDLAYLSKKVRAMLDEAGLQDCNILVSNSLDEYTITSILSQGGDIDGFGVGERLITAKSDPVFGAVYKIAAVEENETFVSRIKISETIEKITNPGLKKVYRVYCEEGNAIADLITKADETIDMNKSYRYVDPEKPWENRYFNKCTVKELQQLVVKDGKRVYKVRNIGEIRSYVEQQLENEIWIEEQRFENPHKHYLDMSPCYYELKMKMLHESQSKG, from the coding sequence ATGACACAGTTTGATAAACGTAATATAAGCATGATGATGGATTTATATGAAATGACTATGGCAAACGCGTATTTTGCTAGGCAAAATGAAATGAAGAGAGTTGTATTTGATGTATTTTATCGCAAAAACCCAGATAAAGGAGGCTTTGCAATATTTGCAGGTCTAGAGCAGATAATAGAGTATGTAGAAAATATGCACTTTGATTCAGATGACATAGAATATTTTCGCTCCGTGAGCCTATTTAGTGAAGACTTTTTGGAATATTTAAGAAATTTTAAGTTTTCAGGGGATATTTATGCCTTTGAGGAAGGAACAATCATGTACCCTAATGAACCAATAATTACAATAATAGCGCCCCTCATTGATGCTCAGTTAGTAGAAACAGCAATTCTTACACAAATCAACCATCAATCTTTAATTGCTACAAAAACAAGGCGAATTGTTAGTGCTGCCGGAGGTAGGGCGGTATCTGATTTCGGTGCAAGACGGGCCCATAATATTGATGCAGCTGTTTATGGTGCAAGAGCTGCTTATATAGGTGGAGCTAGTAGTACCTCAAACATCATGGCAGGAAAACAATTTGGTATCCCTGTCAGTGGAACCATGGCACACAGCTGGGTAATGTTTTATAAAGATGAATATGAGGCGTTTAAGAGTTACTCGGAAAATTATCCAGATGCAGCAGTGCTTCTAGTAGATACATATGATGTTATTCATTCTGGTATCCCAAACGCTATAAGAGTGGCAAAAGAAGTTTTAGAGCCAATGGGAAAAAGATTGAAGGGTGTACGACTAGATTCAGGAGACCTTGCATATCTATCTAAAAAGGTGCGTGCTATGCTTGATGAAGCTGGTCTTCAAGATTGTAATATTTTAGTATCGAATAGTTTGGATGAGTATACCATTACTTCGATTTTAAGCCAAGGTGGCGACATTGATGGTTTTGGTGTAGGAGAGCGTTTAATAACAGCTAAGAGCGACCCAGTATTTGGTGCAGTATATAAGATTGCTGCGGTGGAAGAAAATGAAACATTTGTATCTAGGATAAAGATATCAGAAACTATTGAGAAAATTACCAATCCTGGACTTAAAAAAGTATATCGTGTCTACTGTGAAGAAGGAAATGCAATAGCAGATTTAATCACCAAAGCAGACGAAACTATTGATATGAATAAATCATATAGATATGTTGATCCGGAAAAACCATGGGAAAATAGATACTTTAATAAATGTACCGTGAAAGAATTGCAGCAGCTTGTTGTGAAAGATGGTAAACGAGTATATAAGGTACGTAATATAGGTGAAATTCGTAGTTATGTAGAGCAACAGTTAGAAAATGAAATTTGGATAGAAGAGCAGCGATTTGAAAATCCACATAAACATTATCTTGATATGAGTCCTTGTTACTATGAATTAAAGATGAAAATGCTCCACGAATCTCAGAGTAAAGGGTAA
- a CDS encoding HD domain-containing protein has protein sequence MGIINNSLIDDKVDLIIKNNIFKYNLRKIEDLEKNRKYCKHDMQHFLDVARIMYIISLENDFNIPKYIIYTTALLHDIGRGEQYENGTAHNIASVQIAKEILHQCEYGDKQIDEILEAIGNHRNDTESFEGLSNLLYKCDKLSRDCVHCEASEGCKWPLGKRNFKINY, from the coding sequence GTGGGAATCATAAATAACAGTTTAATAGATGATAAAGTAGATCTTATTATAAAAAATAATATATTTAAGTATAACTTAAGAAAAATAGAAGACTTAGAAAAAAACAGAAAATACTGCAAACATGATATGCAACACTTTTTAGATGTGGCAAGAATTATGTATATAATTAGTTTGGAAAATGATTTTAATATACCAAAATACATAATTTATACAACTGCACTTTTGCATGATATAGGTAGGGGAGAACAATATGAAAATGGGACAGCCCATAATATTGCCAGTGTACAAATTGCTAAAGAAATACTGCACCAGTGTGAATATGGTGATAAGCAAATAGATGAAATTTTAGAAGCTATAGGAAACCATAGAAATGACACTGAAAGTTTTGAAGGTTTGAGTAATTTATTATATAAATGTGATAAACTTTCAAGAGATTGTGTCCATTGCGAGGCAAGCGAGGGATGTAAATGGCCTTTAGGCAAGAGGAATTTTAAGATAAATTATTAG
- a CDS encoding flavoprotein, whose protein sequence is MYENKIVQNNIEKLKAYGYEFIEPQIGTMAIKGEKGAVGRLPKPQNIVNYILNIDFN, encoded by the coding sequence ATGTATGAAAATAAGATAGTTCAAAACAACATAGAGAAACTTAAAGCATATGGATATGAGTTTATTGAACCACAAATAGGCACTATGGCTATTAAGGGTGAAAAAGGTGCTGTCGGCAGACTTCCTAAACCACAAAATATAGTAAACTATATATTAAATATAGATTTTAATTAA
- a CDS encoding flavoprotein, producing the protein MLNNKNIVICVCGGIAAYKVVDVVSKLKKQGADVHVVMSESATKFVTPLTFQCMKIR; encoded by the coding sequence ATGTTAAATAATAAAAATATTGTTATATGTGTATGTGGAGGAATAGCAGCATACAAAGTAGTCGATGTAGTTAGTAAACTAAAAAAACAAGGAGCTGATGTACATGTAGTGATGAGTGAGTCAGCGACGAAATTTGTTACACCGTTAACCTTTCAATGTATGAAAATAAGATAG
- a CDS encoding NAD-dependent protein deacetylase, SIR2 family, with protein sequence MFGGDQAFQELFPDFIEKYGFSNILEASIFKFPKEEEKWTYLSRLIWHYSGTYHGSSVMDSLKSIIMDKPYFIVTSNGEGHFSLAGLENEQIYEIEGNWLSMQCAHRCHDTLYPSMDVIKKMAQVQQTGKITSEMIPKCPFCGREMQIHVATDHNFIPDSDGQKRFQSFVNKYHGKNLVVLELGIGCRNQMIKAPLMNLVNQEPNATYVTVNKGEIYIPEVIKHKSFGVDGDMTEILTLLKGKMTSM encoded by the coding sequence TTGTTTGGAGGAGATCAAGCTTTTCAAGAATTATTTCCTGATTTTATCGAAAAGTATGGATTTTCCAATATTCTTGAGGCAAGCATTTTTAAATTTCCTAAGGAAGAGGAAAAATGGACTTATTTGAGCAGGTTAATCTGGCATTATAGCGGTACTTATCATGGAAGTTCGGTTATGGATAGTCTTAAGTCTATTATAATGGATAAACCGTATTTCATTGTTACATCTAATGGAGAAGGGCATTTTTCATTAGCAGGATTGGAGAATGAACAGATTTATGAAATAGAAGGAAACTGGCTTTCTATGCAGTGTGCGCATAGATGCCATGACACATTGTATCCATCAATGGATGTGATAAAGAAAATGGCACAAGTACAACAAACAGGAAAGATAACATCTGAAATGATTCCTAAGTGCCCATTTTGTGGTAGAGAAATGCAGATTCATGTAGCAACAGATCATAATTTTATTCCAGATTCTGATGGTCAGAAAAGATTCCAATCATTTGTAAATAAATATCATGGAAAGAATCTAGTAGTATTAGAGTTGGGTATTGGTTGTAGAAACCAAATGATAAAAGCACCGCTTATGAATCTTGTTAACCAAGAACCAAATGCAACATATGTCACAGTTAACAAGGGCGAAATTTATATTCCAGAAGTTATTAAACATAAGTCTTTTGGGGTGGATGGTGACATGACAGAAATTTTAACATTATTAAAAGGAAAAATGACTAGTATGTAG
- the folK gene encoding 2-amino-4-hydroxy-6-hydroxymethyldihydropteridine diphosphokinase, translating into MDKMYIKDLEVYAHHGVFQEEKVLGQRFLISIELFLSLREAGISDDITKTVHYGELCHKVEEEFKKENYDLIEKATEKVAEFILLNYDLVQRVKVKIKKPWAPIGRPLLYAAVEIDRKWHTAYIGVGGNMGDKDKNVKDALELINNSYNTKITKTSKFYNTKPVGYIDQEDFLNCVIEVKTLLTPLELIRFLLSIEKKLKRERVIRWGPRTVDLDVLLFDDVISSMEEIILPHPRMHERMFVIEPMCDIVPYVLHPILNKTMIQIKEEIKAQ; encoded by the coding sequence ATGGATAAAATGTACATAAAAGACTTAGAAGTTTACGCTCATCATGGAGTTTTTCAAGAGGAAAAGGTACTCGGACAACGGTTTTTAATTTCTATAGAGTTGTTTTTAAGTTTAAGAGAGGCAGGAATATCTGATGACATAACAAAAACTGTTCATTATGGCGAGCTTTGTCACAAGGTTGAAGAGGAATTTAAAAAGGAAAATTATGATTTAATAGAGAAAGCTACAGAGAAAGTAGCTGAATTTATACTATTAAATTATGATTTAGTTCAAAGAGTAAAGGTTAAAATAAAAAAGCCATGGGCTCCCATCGGACGGCCACTTCTTTATGCAGCTGTAGAAATAGATAGAAAATGGCATACTGCATATATTGGTGTGGGTGGTAATATGGGAGATAAGGATAAAAATGTAAAAGATGCTTTAGAGCTTATAAACAATTCTTATAATACCAAAATAACAAAAACATCAAAATTTTATAATACGAAGCCTGTGGGATATATAGATCAAGAAGACTTTTTAAATTGTGTTATTGAAGTAAAAACACTTTTAACCCCACTAGAACTTATAAGATTTCTGCTATCTATTGAAAAGAAATTAAAGAGGGAAAGGGTTATAAGATGGGGTCCTAGAACAGTAGATTTAGATGTATTATTATTTGATGATGTAATTAGTTCAATGGAAGAAATAATATTGCCTCATCCGAGAATGCATGAGCGAATGTTTGTAATAGAACCGATGTGTGATATAGTACCATATGTTTTGCACCCAATTTTGAATAAAACTATGATTCAAATAAAAGAGGAAATAAAAGCGCAGTAG
- a CDS encoding NAD-dependent protein deacetylase, translating into MSFYEDLVMKTQRKNYSGNYGIYASGGTAVKMSKKKALPYENQIEEFVKKIEEAECIVVGGASGLSAAGGGDFYYDDTPSYREYFGKFAEKYGFNGAFAGIMHQFSTREEHWGYLATFLYTTVHAPIRKPYKDLDEIIKGKDFHILTTNQDTQFVKLYKEEIVSEIQGDHRFLQCSRQCCDETWDAVKPVEDMIDSMGEGTKVATELIPHCSHCGAEMFPWVRGYGNFLQGKKYEEQYQKISDYIQKNKDKRILFIELGVGRMTPMFIQEPFWELTESLRDAYYIAVNDKYELIPEKIEDNGMAIVGSIVNVLEAVKKVKMKRCIYESI; encoded by the coding sequence ATGAGCTTTTATGAAGATTTAGTAATGAAAACACAGAGGAAAAATTATTCAGGAAATTATGGAATTTATGCTTCTGGAGGAACCGCAGTAAAGATGAGTAAAAAGAAAGCTTTACCATATGAGAATCAGATAGAAGAATTTGTAAAAAAGATAGAGGAAGCGGAATGCATTGTAGTTGGTGGTGCGTCTGGTTTATCTGCGGCGGGTGGTGGAGATTTTTATTATGATGATACACCATCCTATAGGGAGTATTTTGGAAAGTTTGCAGAAAAGTATGGATTTAATGGCGCTTTCGCAGGTATTATGCATCAGTTTTCCACAAGAGAAGAACATTGGGGATATCTGGCAACCTTTTTATATACCACCGTACATGCACCTATTAGAAAGCCGTACAAGGATTTGGATGAAATCATTAAGGGTAAGGATTTTCATATTTTGACAACGAATCAGGATACACAGTTTGTAAAACTCTATAAAGAGGAAATAGTAAGTGAGATTCAGGGAGATCATCGTTTCCTTCAATGCAGCAGACAATGCTGTGATGAGACTTGGGATGCAGTAAAACCGGTAGAGGATATGATTGATTCCATGGGAGAAGGTACTAAGGTTGCAACAGAGCTGATTCCACACTGTTCTCACTGTGGTGCAGAAATGTTTCCATGGGTACGAGGCTATGGTAATTTCTTGCAGGGAAAGAAATATGAAGAGCAGTATCAGAAAATATCGGACTATATCCAAAAAAATAAAGACAAAAGGATATTGTTTATTGAATTAGGGGTAGGACGCATGACACCGATGTTTATTCAGGAGCCATTTTGGGAACTGACAGAAAGTCTAAGAGATGCATATTACATTGCTGTCAATGATAAGTATGAATTAATTCCAGAGAAAATTGAAGACAATGGAATGGCAATTGTTGGAAGCATAGTGAATGTATTGGAAGCTGTAAAAAAAGTTAAAATGAAGAGGTGTATTTATGAATCAATATGA
- a CDS encoding NAD-dependent protein deacetylase, SIR2 family yields the protein MNQYEIIAKKIQEADAILVGASNGFSISEGLHIFADNQKFENLFGDFKKTYGIRNILEGMYTRFPSEEVKWTFISRLANHYSGNYTGSENTNALKKIIGNKPYFMVTSNGENHFELAGFQPDCIYEIEGSWKEMQCAKPCHKELYPAFAAIKKMSEVERNGRIPTELVPKCPKCGGPMQIHGAGEGFIPDEVAHNRFQEFIQKYHGRNMVILELGIGWRNQLIKAPFMRWAAEEPNVTYVAVNKGEIYLPDEIKAKSFGLDGDMEKILKEIADKM from the coding sequence ATGAATCAATATGAAATAATAGCAAAGAAAATACAGGAGGCAGATGCCATATTAGTTGGCGCAAGCAATGGATTTTCTATTTCTGAGGGTCTGCATATTTTCGCAGATAATCAGAAATTTGAAAATCTGTTTGGAGATTTTAAAAAAACATACGGAATTAGAAATATCTTAGAAGGAATGTATACAAGATTCCCGTCAGAGGAAGTAAAGTGGACATTTATTAGCAGACTTGCCAATCATTATAGTGGCAATTATACAGGAAGCGAAAATACAAATGCTTTAAAAAAAATTATTGGAAATAAACCTTATTTTATGGTTACTTCCAACGGAGAAAACCATTTTGAACTTGCAGGATTTCAACCGGACTGTATTTATGAAATTGAAGGAAGTTGGAAGGAAATGCAATGTGCAAAGCCTTGTCATAAAGAATTATATCCTGCATTTGCTGCTATTAAGAAAATGAGTGAAGTAGAGCGAAATGGCAGAATCCCCACAGAACTTGTACCCAAATGCCCAAAGTGCGGCGGACCTATGCAGATTCATGGTGCTGGGGAAGGTTTTATTCCTGATGAAGTAGCGCATAATAGATTTCAGGAGTTTATACAAAAGTATCATGGCAGAAATATGGTCATATTAGAGCTGGGAATTGGATGGAGAAATCAGTTGATTAAGGCACCATTTATGAGATGGGCTGCTGAAGAGCCGAATGTAACCTATGTTGCTGTAAATAAGGGAGAAATCTACTTACCGGATGAGATTAAGGCAAAGTCTTTTGGGTTGGATGGAGATATGGAAAAAATTCTAAAAGAGATAGCAGATAAGATGTGA
- a CDS encoding Rrf2 family transcriptional regulator: MKYSTKLSQAVHILVFIKINPCSNLSSTAIAKSIQTNPGCVRQIMMKLRETGLLNSITGHAKPSLAKEAADITILDLYRAVEGNKTLLHLDTQTNPDCGVGTNIQLSLQKYYDEIQETAEHKMKEITLEHIIDLYNKNVELSYTN, translated from the coding sequence ATGAAATATTCAACTAAACTAAGCCAGGCAGTACATATATTAGTTTTTATTAAAATTAATCCATGTTCTAATTTAAGCAGTACAGCCATCGCCAAAAGCATTCAGACAAATCCCGGATGCGTAAGGCAAATCATGATGAAATTACGAGAAACAGGATTATTAAACAGTATTACCGGACATGCTAAACCATCATTAGCAAAAGAAGCTGCTGATATCACGATTCTAGATCTCTACCGTGCTGTAGAGGGTAACAAGACTCTATTACACCTTGATACGCAAACCAATCCCGATTGTGGTGTGGGTACGAATATTCAGCTTTCATTACAGAAATATTATGATGAAATCCAAGAAACTGCTGAACATAAAATGAAAGAAATCACATTGGAGCATATTATTGATCTTTATAATAAAAATGTAGAGCTATCCTACACTAATTAA
- a CDS encoding N-acetylmuramoyl-L-alanine amidase: MKYGIDIGHNCPPSDIGYVGIRKEDELNKEVGVKVIAKLKELKQEVVYCTPSADSSLSNSLYRRVNKANEENVDLYVSIHFNGGRGDGTEVFAISESSKKTAKRVVDEIAQLGYVNRGVKDGSFLYLLKNTKMPAILVEGGFLNSKDDMERFNAENIANAIVNGITTF; this comes from the coding sequence TTGAAATATGGTATTGATATTGGCCACAATTGCCCACCCTCAGATATAGGATATGTGGGTATAAGAAAAGAAGATGAGTTAAATAAAGAGGTCGGAGTTAAGGTAATAGCAAAGCTTAAAGAACTTAAGCAGGAGGTAGTGTACTGCACTCCAAGTGCTGACTCTAGTTTAAGTAATTCACTTTATAGAAGGGTAAATAAGGCAAATGAAGAAAATGTAGATTTATATGTGTCTATTCATTTCAATGGAGGAAGAGGAGACGGAACAGAAGTATTTGCGATATCGGAATCAAGTAAAAAAACGGCTAAAAGAGTTGTAGATGAGATAGCCCAGCTGGGATATGTTAATAGAGGAGTAAAAGATGGAAGCTTTTTATATTTATTAAAAAACACAAAAATGCCTGCAATACTTGTAGAAGGGGGATTTTTGAATTCTAAAGATGATATGGAAAGGTTTAATGCAGAAAACATAGCAAATGCTATTGTAAATGGAATAACTACATTTTAG
- the folP gene encoding dihydropteroate synthase translates to MIIGNKDFEIGKRTYIMGILNVTPDSFSDGGRFNDISSAINRAKKMVSEGVDIIDIGGESTRPGHEDVSEEEEIKRVIPIIRELKKQLDIPISVDTYKGKVAELAIKAGADMINDIWGFKMDPYIAVVAAKYNVPCCLMHNRDNKNYKNLMQDIINDLGESIIIALDAGVKRENIILDPGIGFAKSYEDNLKTMNNLEKLKSLGYPVLLGTSRKSMLGIEQGLDTNERLEGTLATTTIGIMKGCEFIRVHDIKENKRVCVLTDVIRKS, encoded by the coding sequence ATGATAATAGGAAATAAAGATTTTGAAATAGGTAAAAGGACTTACATAATGGGAATTTTAAATGTTACTCCTGATTCGTTTTCAGATGGGGGAAGATTTAATGATATCAGCTCAGCTATAAACCGTGCTAAGAAAATGGTTTCAGAGGGAGTAGATATTATTGATATTGGTGGGGAATCTACAAGGCCAGGTCATGAAGATGTTAGTGAGGAAGAAGAAATTAAAAGAGTAATTCCTATTATAAGGGAATTAAAGAAGCAGTTAGATATTCCTATTTCTGTGGACACATACAAAGGGAAAGTTGCAGAGCTTGCAATAAAGGCTGGGGCAGACATGATTAATGATATATGGGGATTTAAGATGGACCCATATATTGCAGTAGTTGCTGCTAAGTATAATGTGCCTTGCTGCTTAATGCATAATCGTGATAATAAAAACTATAAAAATTTAATGCAAGATATAATAAATGATTTAGGTGAAAGTATAATTATTGCTCTAGATGCGGGAGTAAAAAGAGAGAATATTATTTTAGATCCAGGTATTGGTTTTGCTAAAAGTTACGAGGATAATTTAAAAACAATGAATAACCTGGAAAAGTTAAAAAGTTTAGGGTATCCGGTGCTCCTTGGAACATCAAGAAAATCTATGCTAGGAATTGAACAGGGACTAGATACTAATGAAAGGCTTGAGGGAACACTTGCAACCACAACTATAGGGATAATGAAGGGCTGCGAATTTATAAGAGTACATGATATAAAAGAGAATAAAAGGGTTTGTGTTTTAACAGATGTTATACGTAAAAGTTAA
- a CDS encoding DUF4883 family protein, which translates to MCISFSLSLFGCKYNFNKSIFTKNKPSNYYYTKLLMNDLSAETPKELYALYMNFYKKKDFSKEDSTIFVNFFNSLTNASFIDKPTNLPAKPLYKIFLTFSKDKYVLNIYSERYISIYPWDGDYKMDYIDTSKMFKAYNLYGLCKYLIPK; encoded by the coding sequence ATGTGTATTTCCTTTTCCTTAAGCCTCTTCGGATGCAAATATAATTTTAACAAAAGCATTTTCACCAAAAATAAACCAAGCAATTATTATTATACCAAGTTATTAATGAACGATTTATCTGCAGAGACACCTAAGGAACTTTATGCTCTATATATGAATTTTTATAAGAAAAAAGATTTTTCAAAGGAAGATTCAACTATATTCGTCAATTTCTTTAATTCATTGACTAATGCTAGTTTCATAGATAAGCCGACAAACTTACCTGCTAAACCATTATATAAAATATTTTTGACATTTAGCAAAGACAAATACGTGTTAAATATATATAGCGAAAGATATATCTCCATATACCCTTGGGATGGTGATTACAAAATGGATTACATTGACACAAGTAAAATGTTCAAAGCTTATAACCTTTATGGTCTCTGCAAATACCTTATACCTAAATAA